The following proteins are encoded in a genomic region of Leifsonia psychrotolerans:
- a CDS encoding proline dehydrogenase family protein, whose product MTNSAVPTSHEPEMDLANEVVALVKKWLATSTEIPVDVSAERLAGVLKDPNGLDFTVGFVDGVMRPEDVMVAGYNLQRVAKKAPGFLPTYMRGAIGAGGVLGPVLPWVVIPAARAVLRQMVGHLVVDATPAKLGPAIAQLRASGNRLNINLLGEAVLGEKEALRRLEGTRELLARDDVDYVSIKVSAIASQLSMWSFDEAVARVIERLTPLFRLAAASPTPKFINLDMEEYRDLDLTIAVFEGILDQPDLTTLEAGIVLQAYLPDALGALQGLTAWAKKRRAAGGAPIKVRIVKGANLAMEHVDSAVHGWPLATYSTKQDSDTNYKRVLNWAMTPENTDAVALGVAGHNLFDVAYAHLLSERRGVADRVEFEMLLGMAAAQAEAVSRDVGRLLLYTPVVNPAEFDVAISYLIRRLEENASSENFMSAVFELTSSPELFEREKERFLASLAVLDADPLTVPGPNRGQNRAEQAEQAKTNRVAANPGAGTDSEADAAASFTRSAADSADPQLTAAVLGLTRGSSGIVPRGGSAFSNEPDTDPSLPANRAWGRSILARVDVSTLGCDVIAAARVEEPEALDRIIDTVVAAGTAWGQKTGAERAAVLHRAGQALAANRGRLIEVMASETGKTIAESDPEISEAIDFAHYYAERAKDLDAVQGAIFVPSKLIVVTPPWNFPVAIPAGSVLSALAAGAGVIIKPAKLAQRSGAIMVEALWEAGVPREVLALVDLGNRDLGTQLISHPAVERVILTGGYETAQLFRSFRSDLPLLAETSGKNAIIVTPSADLDLAAADVIKSAFGHAGQKCSAASLVILVGSVGRSERFTRQLVDAATSMQVGYPADPATQMGPIIEPANGKLLHALTTLGIGEQWLVEPKQLDDSGTLWSPGIRTGVAPGSYFHLTEFFGPVLGIMRARTLEEAIRFQNAVDYGLTAGLQSLDADELTEWLATVEAGNLYVNRGITGAIVERQPFGGWKRSSVGAGTKAGGPNYLYGLGSWVTDPGKNSSTLHLRGLEQRVTHLIEASQSSLDYGDFDILRRSALSDAIAWREEFNTVKDASAVGLERNLFRYLPLPVTVRLGEDGTLGHLLRVIAAATLSGSRFVVSSAIPIPPAVRDLLDASEIPVTVESDAEWLQRAASGQITTSRVRLIGGDRFAGAEAGASALLAALGGSPDIAVYSHPVTQAGRVEVLPFLREQAISITAHRFGNPSTLSDGVI is encoded by the coding sequence TGGCCACGAGCACCGAGATTCCAGTCGACGTGTCGGCCGAGCGCCTGGCCGGGGTACTGAAAGACCCGAACGGACTCGATTTCACCGTGGGGTTCGTTGACGGCGTGATGCGCCCGGAAGACGTCATGGTCGCCGGGTACAACCTGCAGCGCGTGGCGAAGAAGGCGCCGGGATTCCTCCCCACCTACATGCGAGGGGCCATCGGTGCCGGCGGAGTGCTCGGCCCCGTGCTGCCGTGGGTCGTGATTCCGGCGGCACGCGCCGTGCTGCGCCAGATGGTCGGTCACCTGGTCGTCGACGCGACGCCCGCCAAGCTCGGCCCGGCGATCGCCCAACTGCGCGCATCCGGAAACCGTCTCAACATCAACCTGCTCGGCGAAGCCGTGCTGGGTGAGAAAGAGGCGCTGCGACGCCTCGAGGGCACACGCGAGCTGCTGGCTCGAGACGATGTCGACTACGTGTCAATCAAGGTGTCGGCCATCGCCAGCCAGCTTTCGATGTGGTCGTTCGACGAAGCCGTCGCGCGTGTGATCGAACGCCTGACCCCGCTGTTCCGTCTGGCCGCAGCCTCGCCGACGCCCAAGTTCATCAACCTCGACATGGAGGAGTACCGCGACCTCGACCTCACCATCGCGGTGTTCGAGGGCATCCTCGATCAGCCGGACCTGACCACCCTCGAGGCCGGAATCGTGCTGCAGGCGTACCTGCCCGACGCGCTTGGCGCGCTGCAGGGCCTGACCGCCTGGGCGAAGAAGCGCCGTGCAGCCGGGGGAGCCCCTATCAAGGTGCGCATCGTCAAGGGTGCCAACCTGGCCATGGAACACGTCGATTCCGCGGTGCACGGCTGGCCGCTCGCCACCTATTCGACCAAGCAAGACAGCGATACCAACTACAAGCGTGTGCTCAACTGGGCGATGACCCCCGAAAACACGGATGCCGTTGCCCTCGGGGTCGCCGGACACAACCTCTTCGATGTGGCCTACGCACATCTGCTCTCCGAGCGCCGCGGTGTCGCCGATCGGGTGGAGTTTGAGATGCTGCTCGGCATGGCCGCGGCCCAGGCCGAGGCCGTGAGTCGCGATGTCGGACGCCTGCTGCTCTACACGCCGGTGGTCAACCCGGCCGAATTCGACGTGGCGATCAGCTACCTGATCCGCCGCCTCGAAGAGAACGCCAGCTCAGAGAACTTCATGTCGGCCGTGTTCGAACTGACCAGCTCACCGGAGCTGTTCGAACGTGAGAAGGAACGCTTCCTGGCCTCGTTGGCCGTACTCGACGCCGACCCGCTCACCGTGCCCGGACCGAACCGCGGTCAGAACCGGGCCGAGCAGGCCGAGCAAGCGAAAACCAACCGCGTCGCGGCCAACCCCGGTGCGGGAACGGATTCGGAAGCGGATGCCGCAGCCTCCTTCACCCGATCCGCCGCCGACTCCGCCGACCCGCAGCTCACCGCCGCAGTGCTCGGCCTCACCCGCGGATCGAGCGGGATCGTGCCGCGCGGCGGGTCGGCATTCAGCAACGAACCCGACACCGACCCGTCTCTTCCCGCCAACCGCGCCTGGGGGCGGAGCATCCTGGCCCGGGTCGACGTCAGCACGCTCGGTTGCGATGTGATCGCGGCCGCCCGAGTCGAGGAGCCCGAGGCGCTGGACCGGATCATCGACACCGTCGTGGCGGCCGGCACCGCCTGGGGACAGAAGACCGGTGCCGAGCGCGCCGCCGTGCTGCACCGCGCCGGGCAGGCTCTCGCCGCGAACCGTGGTCGCTTGATCGAAGTGATGGCCTCCGAGACCGGTAAGACCATCGCTGAGTCGGACCCCGAGATCAGCGAGGCGATCGACTTCGCACACTATTACGCCGAACGGGCCAAGGACCTCGACGCCGTGCAGGGTGCCATCTTCGTGCCGTCCAAGCTCATCGTCGTCACCCCGCCGTGGAACTTCCCCGTCGCCATTCCGGCCGGGTCGGTGCTCTCGGCGCTTGCCGCGGGCGCCGGCGTCATCATCAAGCCCGCCAAACTGGCCCAGCGTTCCGGCGCGATCATGGTCGAGGCGCTCTGGGAGGCCGGAGTGCCGCGTGAGGTCCTCGCGCTCGTCGACCTGGGCAACCGCGACCTCGGCACCCAGCTGATCTCGCACCCCGCCGTCGAGCGAGTCATCCTGACCGGTGGCTACGAGACCGCGCAGTTGTTTCGTTCGTTCCGCAGCGACCTGCCCCTCCTCGCCGAGACGAGCGGGAAGAACGCCATCATCGTCACGCCAAGCGCCGACCTCGACCTCGCCGCAGCCGACGTCATCAAGAGCGCGTTCGGGCACGCGGGCCAGAAGTGCTCGGCGGCCAGCCTGGTGATTCTCGTCGGTTCAGTGGGTAGATCCGAGCGATTCACCCGACAGCTGGTGGATGCCGCAACCTCGATGCAGGTCGGCTACCCGGCCGACCCCGCCACCCAGATGGGCCCGATCATCGAGCCTGCCAACGGAAAACTGTTGCACGCCCTGACCACGCTCGGCATCGGCGAGCAGTGGTTGGTCGAGCCGAAGCAGCTCGACGACAGCGGCACGCTGTGGTCGCCCGGCATCCGCACCGGGGTGGCCCCCGGCTCATATTTTCACCTCACCGAATTCTTCGGACCCGTGCTCGGGATTATGCGTGCACGCACGCTGGAGGAGGCGATTCGCTTCCAGAATGCCGTCGACTACGGCCTCACGGCCGGTCTGCAGTCGCTCGACGCCGACGAGTTGACCGAGTGGCTTGCGACGGTTGAGGCCGGAAACCTCTATGTGAACCGTGGAATCACGGGGGCGATCGTCGAGCGCCAGCCGTTCGGTGGCTGGAAGCGTTCCTCGGTGGGAGCCGGCACGAAGGCGGGCGGACCGAACTACCTCTATGGTCTCGGCAGCTGGGTCACCGATCCCGGCAAGAACAGTTCAACCCTGCACCTGCGCGGTCTTGAGCAGCGTGTGACCCACCTGATCGAGGCGTCGCAGAGTTCGCTCGACTACGGCGACTTCGACATTCTGCGTCGCTCGGCCCTCAGTGACGCCATCGCCTGGCGTGAGGAGTTCAATACGGTGAAGGATGCCTCGGCTGTCGGCCTCGAGCGCAACCTGTTCCGTTATCTGCCGCTCCCGGTCACGGTACGGCTCGGCGAAGACGGCACTCTTGGACACCTGCTGCGCGTGATCGCGGCGGCGACGCTGTCTGGCTCACGGTTCGTCGTATCGAGTGCGATTCCGATCCCGCCGGCGGTACGTGACCTGCTCGACGCGAGCGAGATCCCGGTGACCGTCGAGAGCGATGCGGAGTGGCTGCAGCGCGCCGCGAGCGGCCAGATCACGACGAGCCGTGTGCGGCTGATCGGCGGTGACCGTTTCGCGGGGGCCGAGGCCGGCGCATCCGCTCTGCTTGCGGCTCTCGGGGGTAGCCCCGACATTGCGGTGTACTCCCACCCTGTCACCCAGGCCGGTCGGGTAGAGGTGCTGCCGTTCCTCCGCGAGCAGGCCATTTCGATCACCGCGCACCGATTCGGAAACCCGAGCACGCTGTCGGATGGTGTGATCTGA
- a CDS encoding ABC transporter permease, producing MILPSGTQSQLAGLLPTLLGLTLLILVVVVVLRGYRTPRPYAPAWALLRGILQLAAISLILGGIISSPLWVGVGLVVMFCAAVTTATRRIGMSWGRLAGMAAAMGAGVLLALVIVFATGSIEFSPRYVLAYGGIIIGNAMSIATIAGRRFNEAVGEHWDEVEGWLALGARPRQATRDLARRAIHFAMIPSTDQTKTTGLVTLPGAFVGAIFGGASPLEAGRFQVVVLAGILCAGSVAAVALIHLLAPALQKPAVIAT from the coding sequence ATGATCCTCCCGTCCGGCACGCAGTCCCAGCTCGCGGGGCTGCTGCCCACTCTGCTCGGCCTGACCCTGCTGATTCTCGTCGTCGTCGTGGTGTTGCGGGGCTACCGTACCCCCCGACCGTATGCGCCGGCGTGGGCACTGCTGCGTGGAATCCTCCAGCTGGCGGCGATCAGCCTCATCCTGGGCGGAATTATTTCGAGCCCACTCTGGGTGGGCGTGGGATTGGTGGTGATGTTCTGTGCGGCGGTGACAACCGCCACCCGTCGAATCGGCATGTCGTGGGGCCGCCTCGCAGGCATGGCCGCGGCGATGGGTGCCGGGGTGCTTCTTGCCCTGGTGATTGTGTTCGCGACGGGGTCGATCGAATTTTCGCCCCGTTACGTGCTGGCCTATGGCGGCATCATCATCGGCAACGCCATGTCGATCGCCACGATCGCCGGTCGCCGGTTCAATGAGGCGGTCGGGGAGCATTGGGATGAGGTCGAGGGCTGGCTGGCGCTTGGCGCGCGGCCGCGTCAAGCGACGCGAGACCTGGCCCGGCGCGCCATCCATTTCGCCATGATCCCGTCAACGGATCAGACCAAGACCACCGGGCTGGTCACGCTTCCCGGCGCGTTCGTCGGCGCGATTTTCGGTGGGGCCTCACCGCTGGAAGCGGGACGGTTTCAAGTCGTCGTGCTCGCCGGCATCCTGTGCGCCGGGTCGGTCGCGGCCGTCGCCCTGATCCACCTGCTGGCGCCCGCGCTGCAGAAACCGGCCGTGATCGCGACCTGA
- a CDS encoding dienelactone hydrolase family protein — protein MTDSADPTNASAADTPPRSDLAGWSRAPFSAVGLSYDCFEKGSGPGVVLIPEIPGITPEVLALADHLVSSGFTVVVPSLFGTPGGPSNGAAIARVIGRLCVAAEFRAFALDARRPITAYLRAVAADLASRTPGPGVGVIGMCFTGGFALATAVDDVVLAPVLSQPAVPFPVGRARQIDPGLSTAELDRIAARTTSDNLCVLGLRFSEDSSSPRGRFDTLSARLGDAFEVIELDSSAGNSAGFPKTAHSVLTTEMRETPGHPTLAARQRVVEFLTERLSEPHR, from the coding sequence ATGACCGACAGTGCAGATCCAACCAACGCCTCCGCGGCCGACACCCCACCGCGATCAGATCTCGCCGGCTGGAGCCGCGCCCCATTCTCGGCCGTCGGACTCAGCTACGACTGCTTTGAGAAAGGGAGCGGACCCGGCGTGGTCCTGATCCCTGAGATCCCGGGCATCACCCCCGAGGTTCTCGCGCTGGCCGATCATCTCGTCAGCAGTGGTTTCACCGTTGTCGTGCCGTCCCTGTTCGGCACCCCCGGCGGGCCCAGCAACGGTGCCGCTATCGCCCGAGTGATCGGGCGACTCTGCGTCGCAGCGGAATTCCGTGCCTTCGCCCTGGATGCCCGGCGCCCGATCACCGCCTACCTCCGGGCCGTTGCGGCCGATCTGGCCTCCCGCACGCCAGGTCCCGGCGTCGGCGTCATCGGCATGTGTTTCACCGGAGGGTTCGCTCTGGCCACCGCAGTGGATGATGTCGTTCTGGCTCCTGTTCTCAGCCAGCCGGCGGTGCCCTTTCCAGTCGGGCGCGCCCGACAGATCGACCCGGGACTCAGCACAGCCGAGCTGGATCGGATCGCAGCCCGCACCACGAGCGACAATCTCTGTGTTCTCGGCCTGCGCTTCAGCGAGGATTCCAGTTCGCCGCGCGGTCGATTCGACACTCTCTCGGCACGCCTCGGCGATGCATTTGAGGTCATCGAACTCGATTCCTCCGCGGGCAATAGTGCGGGTTTCCCGAAGACCGCGCACTCGGTGCTCACCACCGAGATGCGCGAGACGCCCGGTCACCCGACGCTCGCCGCCCGCCAGCGGGTGGTCGAGTTTCTCACGGAACGCCTCAGCGAACCCCACCGCTGA
- a CDS encoding Lrp/AsnC family transcriptional regulator: protein MDNLDRGILDLLRQNARAGYGDIGSVVGLSASAVKRRVDRLVSDGVIRGFTIQVDPAVDGMATEAYVELFCRGTVAPDELLRILSSVPEVVDAGTVTGSADAMVHIRARDIPSLEDALERVRQAPNVDHTRSAIVLSRLIHRSGA, encoded by the coding sequence ATGGACAACCTCGACCGCGGCATTCTTGACCTTCTCCGCCAGAATGCGCGTGCCGGATACGGCGACATCGGCTCGGTCGTCGGCCTGTCGGCGTCAGCGGTAAAGCGCCGCGTCGACCGCCTGGTCTCCGACGGTGTGATCCGTGGCTTCACGATTCAGGTCGACCCGGCCGTCGACGGCATGGCCACCGAGGCCTACGTCGAGTTGTTCTGCCGCGGCACCGTGGCGCCCGACGAATTGCTGCGCATCCTCTCGAGTGTGCCCGAGGTCGTCGACGCCGGCACCGTCACGGGCAGCGCTGACGCGATGGTGCATATCCGGGCTCGCGACATTCCGAGCCTCGAGGACGCCCTCGAGCGAGTCCGCCAGGCACCCAATGTCGACCACACTCGAAGCGCCATCGTTCTGTCACGCCTGATTCACCGCTCTGGAGCGTAA
- a CDS encoding FadR/GntR family transcriptional regulator — MPAEPRAWELVLRHIEREMLDGALQPGDHLPPERTLAIELGVGRSSVREAVRVLEGFGLIRTQTGSGPRAGAIIIATPQGGMSALMRLQVAAQGFAVTDIVKTRLLLETQIVRGLADAVAPAALDAARLLLVAMDDPALSPAGFLALDAQFHVALAEASGNQVVTAIMAGLRDSVESYALAGLPALPDWRATAARLRSEHHHIVDAIDARDAASAGIRIHDHISGYYAETHLTGRLPDQLKESRPW; from the coding sequence ATGCCCGCCGAACCACGCGCCTGGGAGCTCGTCCTGCGGCACATCGAGCGTGAGATGCTCGATGGTGCATTGCAGCCCGGCGACCACCTACCCCCCGAACGCACTCTGGCCATCGAACTCGGTGTGGGCCGTTCCAGCGTGCGTGAGGCCGTGCGCGTACTCGAGGGGTTCGGGCTCATTCGCACCCAAACCGGCTCGGGCCCCCGCGCCGGCGCGATCATCATCGCCACCCCTCAGGGCGGCATGTCGGCCCTGATGCGTCTGCAGGTCGCGGCCCAGGGCTTCGCGGTGACCGACATCGTCAAGACGCGATTGCTTCTCGAGACCCAGATCGTGCGCGGTCTGGCGGATGCCGTCGCGCCGGCCGCCCTCGACGCCGCACGCCTGCTGCTGGTCGCGATGGATGACCCCGCGCTCAGCCCTGCCGGGTTCCTCGCTCTCGACGCCCAGTTCCATGTGGCACTGGCGGAGGCCTCGGGCAATCAGGTCGTCACGGCGATCATGGCGGGCCTGCGAGATTCGGTCGAGAGCTACGCTCTGGCGGGCCTTCCCGCGCTGCCCGATTGGCGTGCCACGGCGGCGCGACTGCGCAGCGAGCACCACCACATCGTCGACGCAATCGATGCCCGAGATGCCGCGAGCGCCGGCATCCGGATTCATGACCACATCTCCGGCTACTACGCCGAAACCCATCTCACCGGGCGGTTGCCCGACCAATTGAAGGAGTCCCGCCCGTGGTGA
- the ddaH gene encoding dimethylargininase, which yields MSTALNESAAMAVPQRTPVTRTVLMCKPEYFTVVYRINPYMDPSLPTDTSLAVKQWETLYDTYVGLGFDVRLIDPIDGLPDMVYAANGGFVIDGIAYGAKFTFPQRQPEGPAYMDWFGQAGFDVREPVEVNEGEGDFLLVDGVILAGTGFRTASNSHEEIASIFGRQVITLTLINPSFYHLDTALAVLDDTNIAYLPSAFDEPSLMILRDRFPDAVIATEADAAILGLNSFSDGYNVVIASRAKDFERELRARGYNPIGVDLSELLLGGGGVKCCTLELRR from the coding sequence ATGTCAACCGCCCTCAACGAATCTGCCGCGATGGCTGTTCCGCAGCGCACGCCCGTCACCCGCACTGTGCTCATGTGCAAGCCAGAGTATTTCACGGTGGTCTACCGAATCAACCCCTACATGGACCCCTCGCTGCCGACCGATACCAGCCTCGCCGTGAAGCAGTGGGAAACGCTGTATGACACCTACGTGGGGCTCGGCTTCGACGTGCGCCTGATCGACCCGATCGACGGACTGCCCGACATGGTCTATGCCGCGAATGGCGGCTTCGTCATCGACGGCATCGCGTATGGCGCAAAGTTCACCTTCCCGCAACGTCAGCCGGAGGGTCCGGCCTACATGGACTGGTTCGGCCAGGCCGGTTTTGATGTGCGCGAGCCGGTCGAGGTCAACGAGGGCGAGGGCGATTTTCTGCTCGTCGACGGCGTGATTCTGGCCGGCACCGGCTTTCGCACCGCCTCGAACAGTCATGAAGAGATTGCGTCGATTTTCGGGCGCCAGGTGATCACTCTCACCCTGATCAACCCCAGCTTCTATCACCTCGACACCGCGCTCGCGGTGCTCGACGACACCAACATCGCCTACCTGCCGAGTGCGTTCGACGAGCCGAGCCTCATGATTCTGCGCGATCGTTTTCCGGATGCCGTGATCGCCACCGAAGCCGACGCTGCAATCCTCGGCCTCAACTCCTTCTCTGACGGTTACAACGTGGTCATCGCCTCGCGTGCGAAGGACTTCGAGCGCGAGCTGCGCGCCCGCGGCTACAACCCGATCGGAGTCGATCTGTCGGAGCTGCTGCTCGGCGGTGGCGGCGTGAAGTGCTGCACGTTGGAACTGCGCCGCTAG
- a CDS encoding MIP/aquaporin family protein has product MSDITPLRNAVRNGSGLKRLGGTWGECLAEFLGTFVIIAFGDGVVAMAVAALPGSGRTSSATTIFDAAGDWLLITWGWAFAVMLAIYIAGGVSGAHLNPAVTLAFALRRKFAWKKVGPYMLAQVLGAFVGAALVYLVYYNAIDAYNKAVGVARDAAGGLTTFSIFATFPAKYFEGNMVGPLIDQIVGTAFLLIFIVAIIDMRNTAVKANLGPLVIGLAIAAIGMSYGANAGYAINPARDLGPRLFAWAAGWGDVAMPGTVTGAFSWYFWVPIVGPLIGGIIGVLLYDWFIGDILHARGTKLEPVGRTREDADLD; this is encoded by the coding sequence ATGAGCGACATTACGCCATTGCGAAACGCGGTTCGAAACGGAAGCGGTCTGAAAAGACTCGGTGGAACGTGGGGGGAATGCCTCGCGGAATTCCTCGGCACGTTTGTGATCATCGCCTTCGGTGATGGTGTCGTGGCAATGGCGGTTGCGGCATTGCCCGGGTCAGGCCGTACATCCAGCGCGACAACGATCTTCGATGCGGCCGGTGACTGGCTGCTGATCACCTGGGGTTGGGCGTTCGCCGTGATGCTCGCCATCTACATCGCCGGTGGCGTGAGTGGGGCTCACCTGAACCCCGCTGTCACCCTGGCATTTGCGCTACGACGCAAGTTCGCCTGGAAAAAGGTCGGGCCGTATATGCTCGCGCAGGTTCTGGGCGCATTCGTGGGTGCCGCACTGGTCTACCTCGTTTACTACAACGCAATCGACGCGTATAACAAGGCGGTCGGTGTCGCGCGTGATGCGGCCGGAGGCCTCACGACGTTCTCGATCTTCGCGACCTTCCCCGCCAAGTATTTCGAGGGCAACATGGTCGGCCCCCTGATCGACCAGATCGTGGGCACCGCGTTCCTGCTGATCTTCATCGTCGCGATCATCGACATGCGCAACACCGCGGTAAAGGCGAACCTCGGCCCCCTCGTGATCGGCCTCGCCATCGCCGCCATCGGCATGTCCTATGGCGCAAACGCCGGATACGCGATCAACCCGGCCCGTGACCTCGGACCGCGTCTCTTCGCGTGGGCCGCCGGTTGGGGTGATGTGGCAATGCCGGGAACCGTCACCGGGGCATTCAGTTGGTATTTCTGGGTTCCAATCGTCGGGCCCCTCATCGGTGGGATCATCGGCGTGTTGCTCTATGACTGGTTCATCGGCGACATCCTGCACGCGCGCGGAACGAAGCTGGAGCCGGTCGGTCGTACTCGCGAGGACGCTGACCTGGACTGA
- a CDS encoding formylglycine-generating enzyme family protein, which produces MTESTRPPRDPQDGDGCACQPPRHSEPSETTAAVEPADGPVVARRPQISGDAAAVDTGVSRPQTHAIEQCAVPAQTFQMGDPFGDGKPGDGEHFVHDVTLREFTIDATAVTNADFAAFVDATGYRTEAERYEFSAVFHLSIAAPRTDVLEPVRGTPWWHGVRGADWRHPGGRLSDLDGLNDHPVVHVSWNDAMAYCRWASRRLPTEAEWECAARGGAHGQRFPWGNELLSGLGRWQCNIWQGDFPRHNTLADGWLTTAPARSFRPNGYGLWQAVGNVWEWCSDWFSAEAYLSHDPLNPRGPARGTGRVLRGGSFLCHDSYCNRYRSAARSSNTADSSMSNSGFRTVALPAD; this is translated from the coding sequence ATGACCGAATCGACCAGGCCGCCGAGAGACCCGCAGGATGGCGACGGATGCGCATGCCAGCCACCTCGCCACTCGGAACCGAGCGAGACGACCGCGGCAGTGGAGCCTGCCGACGGCCCCGTCGTGGCGAGACGACCGCAGATTTCCGGCGATGCGGCTGCCGTCGACACGGGCGTATCACGACCGCAGACGCATGCGATTGAGCAATGCGCCGTTCCGGCCCAAACGTTCCAGATGGGCGACCCCTTCGGCGACGGCAAACCGGGCGACGGTGAGCATTTCGTGCACGACGTCACGCTTCGCGAGTTCACCATCGACGCGACCGCGGTGACCAACGCCGACTTCGCCGCCTTTGTCGACGCAACCGGGTATCGCACCGAGGCGGAACGCTACGAGTTCTCTGCGGTATTTCATCTGTCGATTGCCGCCCCGCGCACTGATGTACTCGAACCAGTGCGAGGCACGCCCTGGTGGCACGGCGTACGTGGAGCGGACTGGCGGCATCCGGGAGGGCGGCTCTCTGACCTCGACGGGCTGAACGACCACCCCGTCGTGCACGTGTCTTGGAATGACGCCATGGCCTACTGCCGATGGGCCAGCCGCCGACTCCCGACCGAGGCGGAGTGGGAGTGCGCCGCGCGCGGAGGGGCGCACGGCCAACGCTTCCCCTGGGGCAATGAGCTCCTGAGCGGCCTGGGCCGCTGGCAATGCAACATCTGGCAGGGTGACTTTCCCCGGCACAATACGCTGGCCGATGGATGGCTCACCACAGCGCCCGCACGCAGCTTTCGCCCCAACGGTTACGGACTCTGGCAAGCCGTCGGCAACGTCTGGGAATGGTGCTCCGACTGGTTCAGCGCCGAGGCCTACCTCTCCCACGACCCTCTCAACCCGCGGGGGCCCGCCCGCGGCACCGGCCGAGTGCTGCGCGGCGGCTCATTCCTCTGCCACGACTCCTACTGCAATCGCTACCGCAGCGCGGCCCGCTCTTCGAACACCGCAGACTCCTCAATGTCGAACAGCGGATTTCGCACCGTGGCGCTCCCCGCCGACTGA